The Amylolactobacillus amylophilus DSM 20533 = JCM 1125 genome contains a region encoding:
- a CDS encoding ECF transporter S component, which translates to MRNQNTFNLTLIAIFTAIIFLQAFVPNLGYIVIVPTLPAITTIVLTVSIGGSLLGPCQGAILGLIWGLISLYMAYTRATDPITLLLFQNPVIAVVPRALVGVLSGLVAQALKKGKYQKLGLSLSGVVGALTNTLFVILLSSLFYLGNPDKLTTQLGNINQGNPLIVILLIALGLNGVLEALAGAVVTPIIVAPLRRVLGHFRNR; encoded by the coding sequence ATGCGTAATCAGAACACATTCAACCTAACTTTAATCGCAATCTTTACCGCAATTATTTTCTTACAGGCATTCGTGCCGAATCTTGGCTATATCGTGATTGTTCCCACTTTACCCGCAATTACCACTATCGTACTGACGGTCTCCATTGGTGGTAGCCTGCTGGGCCCATGCCAGGGAGCGATTCTGGGACTTATCTGGGGGCTGATTTCACTCTACATGGCATACACGAGAGCGACTGATCCGATCACACTCTTACTTTTTCAAAATCCGGTGATTGCTGTTGTACCGCGAGCACTCGTGGGCGTTTTATCCGGCTTGGTTGCACAGGCATTAAAAAAAGGCAAATACCAAAAATTAGGTTTAAGCCTTAGTGGAGTCGTCGGCGCGTTGACCAACACCTTGTTTGTAATTCTGCTCAGCTCGCTTTTTTATCTGGGCAATCCTGATAAGCTGACCACGCAGCTCGGGAACATTAACCAGGGGAATCCGTTAATCGTTATCCTCTTAATCGCACTTGGGTTAAATGGTGTACTTGAGGCGCTTGCTGGCGCAGTTGTGACGCCAATCATTGTTGCACCCTTGCGGAGAGTATTGGGGCATTTTAGAAACAGGTAG
- a CDS encoding cold-shock protein, translating into MENGTVKWFNAEKGYGFITRQDGSDVFVHFSAIQGDGYKSLEEGQAVSFDIEESDRGPQAVNVNKQ; encoded by the coding sequence ATGGAAAACGGCACAGTTAAATGGTTTAACGCAGAAAAAGGCTATGGCTTTATCACTCGTCAAGATGGCAGCGATGTATTCGTACATTTCTCAGCTATCCAAGGTGACGGCTACAAGTCTCTTGAAGAAGGTCAAGCAGTTTCATTCGATATCGAAGAAAGCGATCGCGGACCTCAAGCAGTTAACGTTAACAAACAATAA